The Anopheles cruzii unplaced genomic scaffold, idAnoCruzAS_RS32_06 scaffold00239_ctg1, whole genome shotgun sequence genome includes the window GCCTGTGTCCAGCCcgaacagcagcagtcccATCGTCGTTCGTAACCGTCGTCCCTGCACCAGCAACCGATGCCCGGCGGGCAGGATGCGCGCGAAGTTGGCCATCGTCTTCTCGACGTGGTGCATCGCCTGGTCCACCCGACCGATGACGTACGCCTGGAGGCACAGCCCGAACACGATGTTTCCCTGGGCATGCGCAAGCAGCAAGTTCCGTGAGCCGTAAAGCCGCAGATAGATTTGCTGGGCCTCCGAGAACACGTTCACACAGTCGGTCACGTTGTCGCGCGCCAGCAAATACATCGCGTAGTCCTCGAGGGTCTCCGCGTACTGAGCGCTCTGCTTGCCGAACCACTCGCCCGCCCGGGCAATGGCTTGGCGCAGCAAGTGGTTGGCTTTGGCGTAAAACTGTCGCGCCAGACAAGCGCGAGCCAACTGACGGCACACGTCGATGACCAACCGGTGCGAAGCTGACTCGCTGAGCAGCTCCAACGCCAGCACCGCGTAGTGGTAGCTGAGCGAAACCTCACAAACCTCCAGCTGATACAGCGACAGGGCCAGATGAACGGCAGCCGCCAGATCATGGGTCGCTTCCGGTCCGCTAGGAGACCCGCCGAACGATGGCTTCACCAGGGACCGCCGGAACGCGGCGCTCGAAGCCGACATCATCCACGCCGTGATCCGGTCGTAGGACTGACGGGCGTCGATCAGATTACCGCCGAGCGTTTGCGCCCGCAGCAGATGAAGCGATACGGCCAACTCCTCGTCCGAACCGGGTGTTGTTTGCAGGCGNNNNNNNNNNNNNNNNNNNNNNNNNNNNNNNNNNNNNNNNNNNNNNNNNNNNNNNNNNNNNNNNNNNNNNNNNNNNNNNNNNNNNNNNNNNNNNNNNNNNNNNNNNNNNNNNNNNNNNNNNNNNNNNNNNNNNNNNNNNNNNNNNNNNNNNNNNNNNNNNNNNNNNNNNNNNNNNNNNNNNNNNNNNNNNNNNNNNNNNNNNNNNNNNNNNNNNNNNNNNNNNNNNNNNNNNNNNNNNNNNNNNNNNNNNNNNNNNNNNNNNNNNNNNNNNNNNNNNNNNNNNNNNNNNNNNNNNNNNNNNNNNNNNNNNNNNNNNNNNNNNNNNNNNNNNNNNNNNNNNNNNNNNNNNNNNNNNNNNNNNNNNNNNNNNNNNNNNNNNNNNNNNNNNNNNNNNNNNNNNNNNNNNNNNNNNNNNNNNNNNNNNNNNNNNNNNNNNNNNNNNNNNNNNNNNNNNNNNNNNNNNNNNNNNNNNNNNNNNNNNNNNNNNNNNNNNNNNNNNNtcccaaacaaatcataaatacTATACAATCGTTCCTCTCCAATAGAACAAACACCGTACACATcggaaatgcaaaatcgacAGTATTCACACCAACTGCAGGAGTTCCTCAAGGGAGTGTCCTATCTCCACTCTTGTTTAATATATACATCTCGGACATCCCCAGAGCTCAAAACTGCACACAGTATCTATATGCGGACGACTATGCCATCAGCGCCCAAGGGAAATCCCCAAACAGTATCACGAACAAACTAAATGGAGCACTCCAAAAATACTCCAACTATTGCAATACAtggaaacttaaaattaacaacacaaaatctgAGGCCATCTACTTTACAAGATGCACAAGCCAACGCCGAACCCCAAGCCGTTGCCCAATAATTAACAACACCGAAAttcaatggaaacaatcagtaaaatatttaggAGTACTCCTTGATAAGCGTCTAACCTTCCAAACGCATATCGAAAATATAGGGctcaaatgtgaaaaaatattcagaagcacttactgcttcatcaacagaagatccaaattgtcaataagaaaccaaatccTTATCTACAAATCGCTAATCAGACCAATCATGTCATACGCAGCCCCCATCTGGTCCAGCTGCGCTCAAACACACttacaaaaactccaaacaatcCAGAACAAATTTCTTAAAACCATCCTCAACCTACCTCCATGGCACAGAACAacagaaattcacaaaatgagcaacatccccactttccaccaacacgtTGCAAAGTTGTCACAAAATTTCCATCAGACAATAGAAGAGGCCAGTAAATAGAACACACAACTACCCAACCTGctcaaccaaatgtaaattagcTAGGATATAAGTCTAAATAGTCTAGGCCCAATAGTCTTAAGTTTAGATAAGgaataattaagttatgtttaagttattttaagaCCAACCAGCGcaggttttttcttgcaaattttTCCTGCATCTACGTCTCCAGCCACCGACAAAGGTCGAATAACGATAAATACGTTACCACCAGATTAGGTTGTAAATTTATATGACaatgaggaaaagaaaatctgtaCCCATTAAGAGCCATTTGGCAAACCACTATTGTAAACTACCATatcaaacatgcaaaatatactactactactactacttgcACTAGAAAGTCttgtttttttccggtttcaGTCATTCTAGCAGCTGGCAGCTTCTTGCccaaacatttcaaaaccCCATCGCCAAGCCACGTGTCCCTGCGTGCATcggttaaacttttgcttgcACCAAAAACTGTGCAACTTCATTTTCGAGCATAACAAAACCAACCTTTTGACATGACACCAAGTACCACAGAAAGCATGAAACTATTTGGGTGCAACCAGGCCGACCGCCGGCTGGTTTCCGCCAACAAACTAGAAAACTTTCTGCGAACGAAACCGTATCTGTAACTGTGTAACTCGGGGTTGTAGAACAACACTGATTCTTTGTCTGGTAAGGCGGGTTACCGGTAGCAATTAAAAACTTGGTTATCTAACATCGTCGAGCAGCATTAAATACAGTAAACATTTGGTAAATTGAAACAGTTCGCTACGAATCAAATGTAACAGCAGAAAAGGACCACAACCCAGCGATATAAAAGACCAATCGTCGGTCGctcatttccatttctaaTTCGAATCAATGTTCGACAAAAGAACAATCCGTGCTCTCTAAATAGTCATCCGATCCGACAAATGTGAGATCGCAACTCAAACACGTGGGCAACAACGAGCGAAATACACTGTAAAGATaacattttaaatcaaaccaaTTTAAAGGAACGTGGGAACTTGCAGCAAGGTTGCGTTTGCTCggcaaatatttaccacacacacatccgagCAGGACGCAGCAGTACCTGAATCTGGCACGTTTCAATTTCATCTATCAACGGATTTAATCAACCGCTCATGATGCGTCACGAGTGTGCGGCGGCACACACGGTGTGCCGGGCTGTAAATGGAGCCTCTTTAATAATTGATCAACTCTCCTTCAAAAGCCCCCCAACAGGCGGCAGCACCGGTCGTCCGGTGCAGCGTGCTGCAGTTTGAAATCGctgaacggaaaacaaaacccagccatcacacacgcacggacggAGAGCTCAAGCCCCGGAAGGACTTTTAACTTAGTTTATCTTTTTTCTgtcctctctccctctgtctctctctctctctctctctgtggcgtAATTTATCCTGCGCCCTATCTACAAGGCCAAATCTTGATGTGTAAATGTTTGATGCCGACAACACAGCACGGGCTCGcaaaagagggagagagaaccGGGAGACATTCCAGGGTATGCACCGTTTCCGGCTCGTTGTTGATTAAAACGTAATCAATCTGAAACCGGCAATCAACAAATGGAATCGAAGTTGCGTGCGTCGGCCGGCGTGGACCGTTTATGGTTCACGTATTTGTTTTACGCTGACTGGCGGTTCGTTACATGAATATTTACTTTATGTCAATGGGCGTATGCCGGGGTTTCGATTTTGGACACTTCTCCGgttgaattaaataaaaaatgagaTGTTCATCGGATGGAAAAGTTGATTACAAATTGTGCGAAAGTTTCGGCACGTATGGGCACGTACCTAAAGTAATTGGTAAAATATAGAACCAGTGGTTTATCCATAAAAGTTAAATCCTTAAAGACTAGAATGTTGCAATGaacaaatgtttttaaaagaaaccaacaaaacccaaacacaATAACGTCATGATGagaaaatgaagaataaaTTTctcaaaatggtttttttatgtttgttgcaCTTTCGCTAACctaaaatgaaaacaagaaataaaaaaaagggttATGAATGGGGTTAGGTTAtgtatttgaaaaatgaatgattATTTGGCTggatcgcaaaaaaaaataccacCACCTCAAACAGTATCCCCAAAAAGGTCCCATTTACTACGATATTTTTAAGGATAGAAAACTTGATGAGTACCACACAATACTGCTGTAAAATCGATACCCGTAGCTTGAGGTTATCGTTGAATTTGTTTTGGCACCTTAAAGAAAAGGCTTCTGCGGGACATACTTTAAAGATCGTTTAAAATCGTTATTTTAAAGCATTAGATGATCGCTACATTTATCGATTACATCTCTTTCAGTCAACAAGAAATTGAGATGAAAGAAACCTAGGTTGCTACAACAACTTCTCGCATGATTCAATTTATGCGTCGTGagtcaaacatttttcacaatcaAATCAAGAATTTGACTATACATTGAGCAAATCCTAACGCATACAGTCCTTTTCCTGAGGATTTGGGAATACCATGTTCCGGCACAGCTTAAGTGCCGCTGTTGCTACTTAATCACCCACACACTATTATGTCTTTCTTGCAACATAAGTTGCAAGTACATTAAGTATTATGTATAAAGTAATCATTTCAGTAcgttaagtttttttttcttgaagAGTCAATTACAGGAGCTTTCTCCTGTTCCTTTACAGGATAGTTAGGCTGATGACCACATATTCCACGCGGAATCTTCAGTTAGTATTAAATTGGCGAGCGCCTCGCAAAAGCCCATAACAAAAGCGAGATAAATTTACACCATCGGCACTCAGCTTTCCatgtttgtaaacattttcaaggattaaaacgaaaacaaaattagctATGCGTGCGTGATCGTATAATAACACAAAGTTGGAAGTAAAAAAACCCTCAGAGGTGATGTTTGTGCTTTTCGGGTCTGTGGATTTGAATTATACTTTTGAAAAAATCACATTTTCCGGAtgttcgttggttggttgtgccTCCGCAATTACTTCTCATGTCCC containing:
- the LOC128275992 gene encoding amyloid protein-binding protein 2-like; this encodes MSASSAAFRRSLVKPSFGGSPSGPEATHDLAAAVHLALSLYQLEVCEVSLSYHYAVLALELLSESASHRLVIDVCRQLARACLARQFYAKANHLLRQAIARAGEWFGKQSAQYAETLEDYAMYLLARDNVTDCVNVFSEAQQIYLRLYGSRNLLLAHAQGNIVFGLCLQAYVIGRVDQAMHHVEKTMANFARILPAGHRLLVQGRRLRTTMGLLLFGLDTGSRWTHEDEHGQDLQRVEKLSEKERALPVGALRRGFYLC